The Megalops cyprinoides isolate fMegCyp1 chromosome 19, fMegCyp1.pri, whole genome shotgun sequence genome has a window encoding:
- the LOC118794056 gene encoding nuclear distribution protein nudE-like 1-B, producing the protein MDTEMIPKFSSKDEEIDYWKTLSLKYKKSSQDARDELLEFQEGSRELEAELEAQLGQAENRIRDLQAENQRLRSEVDTLKEKLEQQYAQSYKQISLLEDDLGQTRSIKEQLLKYVRELEQANDDLERAKRATIVSLEDFEGRLNQAIERNAFLESELDEKESLLVSVQRLKDEARDLRQELAVRERNVDSSRMSVPSSPTLDLDRTDSAVQASLSLPATPVGKGVENAFLSPKALAGGTGSSPLTPSARISALNIVGDLLRKVGALESKLAACRNLAKDQAARRCHSAGNGGLVNGSMATFSHTLHTTYFDKATVNGLGPGALTAITSPRTVSPPGMLPLSV; encoded by the exons ATGGACACTGAGATGATCCCTAAATTCTCTTCAAAAGACGAGGAAATTGATTACTGGAAGACTCTTTCCCTCAAGTACAAGAAGAG TTCCCAGGATGCCCGGGATGAGCTGCTGGAGTTCCAGGAGGGCAGCCGGGAGttggaggcggagctggaggccCAGCTGGGTCAGGCGGAGAACCGGATCCGAGACCTGCAGGCTGAGAACCAGAGACTGAGGAGCGAGGTGGACACCCTGAAG GAGAAGCTGGAGCAGCAGTACGCACAGAGCTACAAGCAGATCTCCCTGCTGGAGGACGACCTGGGCCAGACCCGCAGCATCAAGGAGCAGCTGCTGAAATACGTGCgggagctggagcaggccaACGACGACCTGGAGAGGGCCAAGAG GGCGACGATTGTGTCCCTGGAGGACTTTGAGGGCCGGTTGAACCAGGCCATCGAGCGGAACGCCTTTCTGGAGAGTGAGCTGGACGAGAAGGAGTCCCTCCTGGTGTCTGTGCAGAGACTAAAGGATGAAGCCAGAG ACCTCCGGCAGGAGCtggctgtgagggagagaaacgTGGACAGCAGCAGGATGTCGGTCCCTAGCTCGCCCACGCTGGACCTCGACAGGACGGACTCGGCCGTGCAGGCCTCCCTGTCCCTTCCTGCCACGCCCGTGGGCAAGGGTGTGGAGAACGCCTTCCTCAGCCCCAAAG CTCTGGCCGGTGGCACCGGGAGCTCTCCACTGACGCCATCAGCGAGGATATCCGCTCTCAACATCGTGGGCGACCTGCTGAGGAAAGTCGGG GCCCTGGAGTCCAAGCTGGCGGCCTGCAGGAACCTGGCGAAGGACCAGGCGGCGAGGAGGTGCCACAGCGCTGGGAACGGGGGCCTGGTTAACGGCAGCATGGCCACCTTCTCCCACACGCTCCACACCACCTACTTCGACAAAGC GACTGTGAATGGCTTGGGTCCTGGAGCGCTGACAGCTATCACATCACCCCGGACTGTGTCCCCTCCTGGCATGCTGCCACTCAGCGTGTga
- the LOC118794058 gene encoding RING finger protein 222, whose translation MATQESNATEEDARDTECPVCYECFADTARTLSCGHVFCHDCLVKTLVSVSRDGQITRENIICPICRHLTFITKQSALVAAAVKDVGGGQTLQVPLSLPARTAPYSFDNGEGVSAHPAPPAHTGLSRVVQYFRWISTRLTRPQFKSRNNASQIFIITTQGRPMADDDEISVVTTTVSEQMPRRRQRRRICTTTRCLLILLSSFTVLTLIVASLPWILLS comes from the coding sequence ATGGCCACGCAAGAGAGCAACGCGACGGAGGAGGACGCGCGGGATACCGAGTGTCCGGTGTGTTACGAGTGCTTCGCGGACACGGCGAGGACGCTGAGCTGCGGCCATGTCTTCTGCCACGACTGTCTGGTGAAGACGCTGGTGAGCGTGAGCCGAGACGGCCAGATCACGAGAGAGAACATCATCTGCCCTATCTGCAGGCACTTAACGTTCATCACCAAACAGAGCGCCCTGGTGGCCGCCGCTGTCAAAGACGTCGGGGGCGGGCAGACTTTGCAggtccccctgtctctcccagcCAGAACCGCGCCGTATTCTTTTGACAACGGGGAGGGCGTGTCAGCGCATCCCGCGCCGCCTGCCCACACCGGGCTCAGTCGGGTTGTACAGTACTTCAGATGGATTTCTACAAGACTGACCCGTCCGCAGTTTAAGAGCCGCAATAACGCATCGCAGATATTCATCATCACTACCCAGGGGCGGCCCATGGCGGACGATGACGAAATTAGCGTGGTGACGACAACGGTCAGCGAGCAGATGCCCAGGCGACGACAGCGAAGGAGAATTTGCACGACCACGCGTTGCCTTCTTATACTACTATCATCGTTTACTGTGTTAACTCTGATTGTTGCGTCGCTGCCTTGGATTCTATTGTCTTAA
- the LOC118794494 gene encoding monocarboxylate transporter 6-like: MRESEGYSAPYRRGSDCTSQGSVTGSRTSLHAAGVGEEDEERTRETADCDSEEPDDLEPRRPPPAQGDAARERKDRLGQQEAPDGGWGWVVLVATIVDLALTLAFPSCIGIFYTDLQTEFNASNSETSWVPSIMTAVLHAGGPLCSVLVEHFGCRPTVMVGGVMSGAGMAASSFARSITELYITAGVVTGLGFCFCFQPAVTIMGHYFVRRRAFANAMSSTGTALGLCFLPLLAHFLLVRLGWRGSFLVLGALLLNCCVCGAVMRPVGGRGRGRGRGTGAGSPQPNGHLSAREKEGLKGGVRAVLDCLFAFLRRHMAFDLFLSNRRYRAFTLGVTWMMLGFVVPLIYLVPYATASGVEPARAALLLAALGFVNVFARPLAGLLLGLPSLRGRRRLYARAFAAALLVNGLSNVVCGVAGSFPALLAYALAFGLSMSVVGSLLFTVLMDTVEMERFPAALGLLTIMESATLLVGPPLAGMLVDSTGQYAYVFYACSASVVSAALFLMGSFYWLDRERHGEEKELPPSLSSPGSPARPPRPALSLSTHCLYSSVPTQGARGLEPTEFVYITSV; encoded by the exons atgagggagagtgagggctacagcgccccctacaggcGAGGCAGCGACTGTACGTCGCAGGGGTCTGTGACTGGCAGCAGGACCTCCCTGCATGCGGCtggagtgggagaggaggatgaggagaggACGAGGGAAACTGCGGACTGCGATTCGGAGGAGCCAGATGACCTGGAGCCCCGGAGGCCCCCGCCAGCCCAGGGGGACGCCGCGAGGGAGCGCAAGGACCGCCTCGGCCAGCAGGAGGCGCCGGATGGGGGCTGGGGCTGGGTGGTTCTGGTAGCCACCATCGTGGACCTGGCGCTCACCCTGGCCTTCCCCTCCTGCATCGGCATCTTTTACACGGACCTGCAGACAGAATTCAACGCCAGCAACTCAGAGACTTCCTGGGTGCCATCCATTATGACTGCAGTACTGCACGCTGGGG GCCCCctgtgcagtgtgctggtgGAGCACTTTGGCTGCCGGCCCACCGTCATGGTGGGCGGAGTCATGAGCGGCGCGGGAATGGCGGCCAGCTCCTTCGCCCGCTCCATCACTGAGCTCTACATCACCGCCGGGGTCgtcacag GTCTGggtttctgcttctgcttccaGCCGGCGGTGACGATCATGGGTCACTACTTCGTGCGGCGACGGGCTTTCGCTAACGCCATGTCGTCCACGGGCACGGCGCTGGGGCTGTGCTTCCTGCCGCTGCTCGCCCACTTCCTGCTGGTGCGACTAGGCTGGCGGGGCAGCTTCCTGGTGCTGGGGGCGCTGCTACTCAACTGCTGCGTGTGCGGGGCTGTCATGAGGCCCGTGGGGGGGcgcgggcggggccgggggcggggcacGGGGGCGGGGTCCCCGCAGCCCAACGGGCACCTGTCGGCCCGGGAGAAGGAGGGGCTGAAGGGTGGGGTGAGGGCGGTGCTGGACTGTCTGTTCGCTTTCCTGCGCAGGCACATGGCCTTCGACCTTTTCCTCAGCAACCGGCGCTACCGGGCGTTCACGCTGGGCGTCACCTGGATGATGCTAGGCTTCGTGGTGCCGCTGATCTACCTGGTGCCGTACGCCACGGCGAGCGGCGTGGAGCCGGCCCGCGCCGCCCTGCTGCTGGCCGCGCTGGGCTTCGTCAACGTCTTCGCCCGGCCCCTGGCGGGGCTGCTGCTGGGCCTGCCCAGCCTGCGCGGCCGCCGCCGCCTGTACGCCCGCGCCTTCGCCGCCGCCCTGCTGGTGAACGGGCTGAGCAACGTGGTGTGCGGCGTGGCCGGCTCCTTCCCCGCGCTGCTGGCCTATGCGCTGGCCTTTGGCCTCTCCATGAGCGTGGTGGGCTCGCTGCTCTTCACTGTGCTCATGGACACCGTGGAGATGGAGCGCTTCCCCGCCGCCCTCGGCCTGCTCACCATCATGGAGAGTGCCACACTGCTGGTGGGGCCGCCCCTCGCAG GCATGCTGGTGGACAGCACTGGGCAGTACGCCTACGTCTTCTATGCCTGCAGTGCGTCTGTGGTCTCCGCCGCCCTCTTCCTCATGGGTTCCTTCTATtggctggacagagagagacacggggaggagaaggagctgcccccctcactctcctcaCCCGGCTCACCCGCTCGCCCACCCAGgccggccctctctctctccacacactgcCTCTACAGCAGCGTCCCCACACAGGGTGCCCGGGGCCTGGAGCCCACTGAGTTTGTGTACATCACCAGCGTctga
- the acsf2 gene encoding medium-chain acyl-CoA ligase ACSF2, mitochondrial, with translation MCALHVDSSPNVPSVTTSYVHGTSSLPLKSSTVGQTLQSAVERWPDREAVVFLQDGLRKSFAQFQQDVDQAAAGLLALGMKRGDRLGMWGPNIYEWILFQFATAKAGIILVSVNPAYQLQELEFALRKVQCNAVVCPTQFKTQSYCDMLRQICPEMETAGPNGFQSARLPDLRMVIVTDSRQPGMLHMDDVMQAGGSQHLQELQALQRKLSFDDPINIQFTSGTTGSPKGATLSHHNIVNNAYFIGLRVGYAWRPQVRVCLPVPLYHCFGSVGGGMNMALHGVTLVFPSTAYDGRANLEAIQKERCTFVYGTPTMYIDMLGQPDLDKYDLSSVEAGIMAGSPCPPEIMKKTITAMNIKELMIGYGTTENSPVTFLGYPLDNLEKKTETVGCIMNHTEAKVVDPSSGEIVPLGVSGELMIRGYCVMLEYWDDPKKTEECIAKDRWYRTGDIASLDQYGYCRIEGRIKDMIIRGGENIYPAEIEQFLHTHPKVLEAQVIGVRDERMGEEVCACIKLKEGQECSAEELKAYCKGQIAHFKIPRYVTFVKGFPLTVSGKIQKNKLRAEIEKKLGI, from the exons ATGTG tgcACTCCATGTGGACAGCTCCCCCAACGTGCCGTCTGTCACCACCAGCTATGTCCACGGCACGTCCTCGCTGCCGCTGAAGTCCTCCACGGTGGGGCAGACCCTGCAGAGCGCCGTGGAGCGCTGGCCGGACCGCGAGGCCGTCGTCTTCCTGCAGGACGGCCTGCGCAAGAGCTTCGCACAGTTTCAGCAAGAC GTGGACCAGGCAGCTGCAGGCTTGCTGGCGCTGGGAATGAAGAGAGGGGACAGGCTGGGAATGTGGGGGCCCAACATCTACGAGTGGATCCTGTTCCAGTTCGCCACAGCCAAGGCTGGCATCATACTG gtgtctgTGAACCCAGCCTatcagctgcaggagctggagttTGCCTTGAGGAAG GTGCAGTGCAACGCGGTGGTGTGCCCCACGCAGTTTAAGACGCAGAGTTACTGCGACATGCTGCGGCAGATTTGCCCGGAGATGGAGACGGCCGGGCCCAACGGCTTCCAGAGCGCCAG GTTGCCAGACCTGCGGATGGTGATCGTGACAGACAGCCGGCAGCCAGGGATGCTCCACATGGACGACGTCATGCAGGCGGGAGGCAGCCAGCatctgcaggagctgcaggcaCTGCAGAGGAAGCTGTCCTTCGACGACCCCATCAACATCCAGTTCACATCG gggaCAACAGGGAGTCCGAAAGGGGCCACTTTATCTCATCACAACATCGTCAACAACGCCTACTTCATAGGGCTGCGTGTGGGCTATGCCTGGAGG ccgCAGGTTCGAGTGTGCCTGCCTGTACCCCTGTATCACTGCTTTGGTTCGGTGGGAGGAGGTATGAACATGGCTCTGCATGGAGTCACGCTTGTCTTTCCCTCCACCGCCTACGACGGCCGGGCCAACCTGGAGGCTATACAGAAAGAGAG GTGCACCTTTGTTTACGGCACTCCCACCATGTACATTGACATGCTGGGGCAGCCAGACCTGGACAAGTATGACCTGTCATCTGTAGAGGCAG GAATCATGGCTGGGTCTCCATGTCCACCTGAGATCATGAAGAAAACTATTACTGCCATGAACATTAAGGAGCTGATG ATAGGGTACGGCACCACAGAGAACAGCCCGGTCACCTTCCTAGGGTACCCTCTGGACAACCTGGAGAAGAAGACTGAGACTGTGGGCTGCATCATGAACCATACTGAG GCTAAGGTGGTGGACCCCTCCTCAGGGGAGATAGTACCCTTGGGGGTGTCAGGAGAGCTGATGATCAGGGGGTACTGTGTGATGCTGGAGTACTGGGACGACCCCAAAAAAACGGAGGAGTGCATCGCCAAGGACCGCTGGTACAGGACcgg AGACATAGCCAGCCTCGATCAGTATGGATACTGCCGAATCGAAGGCCGGATCAAAGACATGATTATCAGGGGGGGTGAGAACATCTACCCTGCTGAAATTGAGCAGTTCTTGCACACCCACCCCAAGGTGCTGGAGGCACAG GTGATCGGGGTGCGGGACGAGCGTAtgggggaggaggtgtgtgCCTGCATCAAGCTGAAAGAGGGGCAGGAGTGCTCTGCTGAGGAGCTCAAAGCCTACTGCAAGGGCCAG ATCGCCCATTTCAAGATTCCCCGCTACGTCACATTTGTGAAGGGATTCCCGCTCACTGTCTCGGGGAAG ATCCAGAAGAATAAACTGCGAGCAGAGATTGAGAAGAAGCTGGGCATATGA